From a region of the Salminus brasiliensis chromosome 4, fSalBra1.hap2, whole genome shotgun sequence genome:
- the agpat5 gene encoding 1-acyl-sn-glycerol-3-phosphate acyltransferase epsilon — protein MLLSLVVHTYSLRYWFPAAVMLGTAPAYFLSWSVWRLLSTLLPARLYHRVDDHLYTVYQSMVLFFFENYTGVEIIIYGDIPKKKENVVYLSNHQSTADWIIADMLAVRQNALGNVRYVLKDGLKWLPLYGWYFSQHGGVYVKRSAKFEEKAMRRKLLSQTNLGTPMYLVIFPEGTRYNPEFKGVISDSQAFAAKEGFAVLKHILTPRMKASYVAIQTMKDHLDAVYDITVAYEGTLAANGQRRTAPSMPEFLCKECPRVHIYFERVDMREIPPEPVFFRRWLHERFEIKDKLLTTFYESDEPEKQCRFPGEGRTSLLSLTKTLPSLLLLSGLTLPMLLTEPGRKLYVRTWVCGTLLGWLWVHISP, from the exons ATGCTGCTGTCCTTGGTCGTGCACACTTACTCGTTGCGGTACTGGTTTCCAGCCGCTGTAATGTTAGGCACTGCCCCTGCTTACTTTCTGTCATGGAGCGTGTGGCGATTATTGTCCACCCTTCTACCAGCCAGGCTGTACCACAGAGTGGACGATCACTTATACACAGTCTACCAGAGCATGGTCCTGTTCTTCTTCGAGAACTACACTGGGGTCGAG ATTATCATTTATGGAGACATACCAAAGAAAAAGGAGAATGTTGTCTATCTTTCCAACCATCAATCCACTG CGGATTGGATCATTGCTGACATGTTAGCTGTTCGGCAGAATGCACTTGGAAATGTACGATACGTCTTAAAGGATGGTCTGAAATGGCTTCCTCTGTATGGCTGGTATTTTTCACAG CATGGTGGTGTATATGTCAAGAGAAGTGCCAAGTTTGAAGAAAAGGCAATGAGAAGGAAACTTCTCTCTCAAACCAATTTAGGAACACCT ATGTATCTTGTCATCTTCCCAGAGGGAACGCGATACAACCCCGAATTTAAAGGAGTAATCAGTGACAGTCAGGCTTTTGCTGCTAAAGAAG GCTTTGCTGTACTGAAACACATCCTAACACCAAGAATGAAAGCCTCATATGTAGCCATACAGACCATGAAGGACCACCTGGATGCAGTTTACGACATCACTGTAGCATATGAGGGCACACTTGCAGCAAACGGCCAAAGACGTACCGCCCCTTCAATGCCAG AGTTCCTTTGCAAAGAATGCCCCAGGGTACACATCTACTTTGAACGTGTAGACATGAGGGAGATTCCTCCAGAGCCAGTCTTTTTCCGCAGGTGGCTGCATGAGAGATTTGAGATCAAGGACAA GCTGCTGACCACTTTCTATGAGTCTGATGAACCTGAAAAACAGTGCAGGTTCCCAGGAGAGGGTCGAACGTCACTGCTCAGCCTCACAAAGACGCTGCCTTCACTTCTGCTGCTGAGTGGCCTCACTTTGCCAATGCTGTTAACCGAACCAGGTAGAAAACTGTATGTCAGAACCTGGGTCTGTGGGACTCTTTTGGGATGGTTGTGGGTCCATATAAGTCCGTAA